The genomic segment tCAATGAAAACGATTCAAATCTGGTTCACTTATAAAACAAAggtctaggaaacatccaagatacattttGTAGGTGATGAACACtaagaatttcgaaacaacaagtcccagtcaagatttagacatttactagccaaaagagggtttcaaatcattgagtcagtttcggatttcggccacaactcactcaattcaacttggaattgagcgtggttagtggcgttgaaaactagattcataaagatacaatttcttagaagaaatcattttcaaaatctgtccacagctagctcatatttgagcatcaatttgctTCTCAAAATAGAGCTCCCAATGTAGaagcgaaacaggacagtcatgttcaaacgattggtatggactactcaggtggaatcaaaatgttcattttataccgttggaaagctgggaatgtctagtttccagtgccacaaacgtactcaattttgacgtcggagcaaaaagttatagccaaaacaaaaacactgctagagcagttacgggaaaattttcagtttttgctgacttccgaaaacacatcatttggccaaccaaatcatgaaattttttgatgaaactttctacaccaccCACACAACATGTATACATTATAAACAAGTCAATAGAACCACAAAATTTTGCTCTAAGGGTCACGGACATTCACAGGGGCAGAAACGGAAAGTTTTCCATCTTCACTCCCTTTGAgctttcatccataatatcactcatttctactaatttaagcactaaaccaacattaataacatcaaaacaccacaaatcagtccatcaagccatagtgggagttcatagagcccacacaacaactTTCCAATATCAATAAAGCTACCCGCAAGAAGATATGAACTTATAAGTGCTATattacttccataaatcaagatttgaaggtttgatcatcacttactttgctAGATGTTTCAAGGCAGAATTTTTTGTCCTCCTTAGCCCAAGAAAAGCCGTGGAAAGCAAGCTCTTTTGTAActtaagatgatcaccaagtgCTTAGCAAAGTGTGGTTGaagtttgaggtgatttggtgaaggattgaagcaagatttgatgaagaaaaatgaagaactttagTTGTTCTTCAAGCTTAGGATGGCCAGCTGTCTTGgagcaaaagaaagagagagtgtGCTGCAAataaagcttccaagagaagctaaaatgtgtggctctaaATTGGTTCAAAAGTCAAGTCTCTCTCCCATGCGTACGcgtgcgtttcgtgctcgattcctctcgagtttatttcacttgtgcactaaacctttaatgcactttcattcatattattattattcactcttaatagtcccaaAATAAAGGTCTTAAGCCCCTCCATTAAttgcgcgcgtaaaaacgcgtacttccgatttgtgcgcgataaagtgaaatttctaagaatgtcttataacgatagtataactaactaatacttgagtacttaaacataaaaaaatacctattttaagactaatgtataagtcttcaattTCCAAGCTCATTGcaccctcgaatcgattattacctccaaacgcgcattcactattctcactaaacgagctttcaaaaattaaattttgtaacaagtcattttaaagaTACATGTAAGCCATAATTTCATGTatttgggtctaaaaaggttggaataaaatattcggagaaaacgggtgcgtaaataattaattaagccagtaaactaaaataaaaataagaaaaattcgggtcctcacaattttACTTTTAGAAACTTGAAATGCATAGACACTGCTATTTACATGCTTATTTGTAATTGAAAAACTTCTATTGCTAAATTAATctgtaaattaaaaaattaatattcttAAGCACTTGTAAATTGTTTAAAATATTCTCTTCTAAATGGAGatatttttctccatttttttttactttgtcAACGTACATTACTTAGGGGGAGGGATCGATTGAGTTGATTTCGAAGGGAAAAGaaagtgtaagtgagaggtccCACGTTCGAACTCTCCCACACACACTAAAGGGGAGGGAAAAAATATATGTTATTTAGAACTATAAGAAGAATCAAATAAACTTAATAAACAAGGGCATTGTTGTCCAATGGGCATACGGGGTGTTGATTTAGTCCCTCCCAGATAGAAATTGTTGAAGTTGACCAAAACAACAAGAACTAGAAAACAAAGGCAACCAAACATTGACTAGAACAATAtaattcttttttcaaaaagaaatttaaaaaaaaaaagaaactaaaatttATATAGAAGTGTAAGAATAGACATGTCAATTGGACCTTATAAGCCAAATTTGAGAGACACGAGTTCAACTCATTTCATGTAAAACAGTATTTAAATCTAACCTCAACACAACTATTCTGACAAATATTTAGATCCATCCTCAACTCAATTAACTAAGTTTTGGGTCAAGTTTATATCCTCACTTTTGCTTCTTAGATTCCTACTTCATCGTATGTAACACATTCACTAACCATGCAAATTCTGGTTAGTTGCGACCGTTTAGTGTAGTATATTGTATTTCACATGATTTTCTTTATCCCATCCTTTTACAATGTACATTATTCCCATTAAAtaaattattgttttattataaaaaaatcaaaattagccTACATAAGAGAGTAATAATAGGAAAGAATCTGGAATTTATATTCATAATTAACATCAGGTGTTCTTTAAATACTACCATCATACAGATATTAGGGGGTAGTAGAAAATTGAAACCTTAAAATGATTTGCTTATTCACTTAGGTTTTGTCAGTGTAAAAACTACTACCATGTCTATTACAAAAGACAAAACTAGTTGACAAATGGCAATGGTTAATAATTTCACATAAGCATTAATGACATACAACAAATTAAGAATCAGTGACGAAGAAGTTAGCCGTTGATAATAAAACAGAGTCACCTTTCTATATAAATGAAATTAGAGTTCTTTTCACTTTCACATTCAGAGTTCGAAATCCTAGATTGATAATTTAGGAATGGAAAGCGTACGGAAAAAGGGAGGAAggatttaggaaaaaaaaattagatagtAGAGGTTCACCAACGTGCATTATAGGGGCGTATGTATATAAATGAGATTGGACAAATGAAACTCGTTAAAGTGAAAATAAGTGATTGTAATTTACATTTGCGTGGCCTCTCTATGTAAATGGGATTGGACGGTTCGACAACTAAAGTGCAATAAAATGACCCGTCTTAAAAAATGAGATTGGAGAGTAAAGACCCACAAAAGCAAGCTACCGGTTGATAAGAAACAGAGTCGCCTTTTCACATGAATGAGATTGGACGATCGGGACTCACTAAAGAGCATAAAAGTAGCCCGTTTATACAAATGAGATTGGACAATTGAGACCTactaaagtgaaaataaatgaTTATATGTAATTTGAATTAGCATGGCCCCTCTATGAAAATATCCTGGATCGGAGTTATATTTGTAAGTGGAGCCTAATAGGATAATTGTTCTTGGGTCTATACATTACATGCGGCCGAATCCTTGGCGTTTTAACCTTGATCCAATAGGAGAATACCTTTTGGGTCAAACAAATGCCCTACACTCccactagggctgcaaacgaattaAATCGACTCGCGAAGTCAAACATCGAGATCGAGCTGATCAAGTCGAACTCAAACTCGAACTCAAATGTAAAATTACACAcgtatatatattcttaatattttattattttattcatttttaaaaaataaaataattattttttatattttttaagctcgagctTGACCTTAACATTTTGAACTCGTCAAACTCAAGCTCGAGTTcgaattttataaaattatgttgagactcgactcgattagacCGATACTCGATTCGACTCGGTTCGTTTGCATCCTTACCCCCAAGCCTAAACTTTTCAGGATTGAGAGTagaatgattgaaataaatgtAGCAAGAACTAGAGTTGGTACTGAAAAGAAAACCCGAAGTCAAGTAGGTGCCAAAATCTAACAAGAGGACAGGGGCTCATAAGTTACTAGAACTCAAAACATAATGGAGGAGAGGTAGGAACAATTGCAGGAGATAACAATTGCTCATAGGTAGCAACCGTTTCAGAAGATTGATGGTCAAGATTTGATCAAAAAATAATGTAAGGTTTAGATTACATCTTGTATATTGTTTTACATCGTTTTTCATATCATGTGTGagattcacaaaattttattctatAATTACACGTTGTTGAAAGTGAATTATATTATGTACACACAAAATTATATTTTGTGCATTTTACACAAAATCGATCCGAACGATTTTTCTGATGATTGTTTGGACCCAGTGTCCAAACATAATTGACAAATACTGTGAACTTAAGATAATTGAGAGAAAAAGTTTTTTCCAACTCTCAAAAAATGAAGTTTATTTTCCAAATGAGGCTGCTTGCATTTCAAAAATGCAACTTTTGGAAAGTACGCATTTTATGAATGCGACTTTTGAAAACTCTTTGTGTTACgagttattttttttaatggccTATTTTACATTTCACATGCTAACCTTAATCACTTTGACTActtcagccaaaaaaaaaattatgaaatatttTGCCTGCATATGCTAACCTTAATCACTTCAATTAACCTTTAATCAGACTGATAATTttttatgacttttttttttctttacattGAACATGCTAACCTTAATCATTTTGATAATCCAAGCTTAACCAGGTTGATTATTTCAGCATAAAGTCCCTGGTGATATCTATGAATCAACCAAACCATGTTTTCCTGTCTTTAAGTCATGGCTGATAGTTTAACTCATGTACAGAACTGAAAAAGGGATCCTAGGTACAtgtaaaaagtaaaaatatgtATAAACTCCTTTTAATTCACAGCTTAATGCATTAATAGGTTACCCTCAAACATAAATTTACAAGAATTAGACCAAACAGTCAGCAAGTACAGGATAAGATCTCGTTCTGTCTGATTTAGCACTGTCCAGAATATAAACTTGAAACTATATATGAGATGAAACCCGACACAGTTTTGCAAAACCACAACACTGATTCTAAACTACACTGCTGAAAAGCTACGATTACAAATTTTGTCAATAACTATATACTTAAATGCCAATTAAAGATACAAGTGTTTCCAGTACCAAGGTCTCAACTGTTATTGTACAGAACCTCTTATTCCTACAACTGAATTTCTACGATCTAGTCAGTTGATGTGCCTCACCTAACTCAATCTAGGACCTCTCTTCATCCGATTGAGATGGTTGTACATCAACAAAAAACTCCTCCACtgaaatgaaaatgcaagaattagggAAACAAATGCTGTAGTCTAGATGAAAGCTCTGAAGTAAACTAGTTTAAGCAGTTAGAACAAGTTGACCTGGAGAACTTTCAGGCTTACCTATATCCTCTTGCTCAGGAGAATCAAGCAAAATATCAGAATCGGATGGCAAAAAGGGGGAACCAGGATAATTTCCAAGAGGTCCTAAATCTGcaaattttcaaagaaaaacatATAGTTTAAATCATCAGCATATGATACCATTGAAGAAGTAGAAAAATGGTGGCCATAAGTAGCATATCAAACGGCAATAAATAGGATATCATATGAAGGCTACATCATTACCAGGAACGCAATGTGTTGGAATCTCAAAACCAACTTggaatttaaacataaaatataGTTTCAGGAGAAAATCAAAACTTTTGAGCATTTACAAAATGCACATTGTATCCCgcctaaaagaaaaaagaataggGTTCATATTCTCATACCATTTTATTTTCAGACAAGCATGCAATCAAAATTGGGATGCACATTTCAAGCGATTCATGATCAATCGCTAACGACTTCACCTAAGAAACTATTCAAAGGTCTCTAGATTCCAAGGTGAACAATAGCCGTAAATTACGGACAAGAATGACTATGAGTATGAGAAAATTATGCAGGGATCTCAGGGTAACTTCTAATTGTACAGCAGAGAACAGAGAGTAAAAGATTTTCATCCAACTGTAAGACAACAAATTTTGGTCTATGACTGTTCATGGGAAAATAAGTTTCACAACGGCAACTAGAAATGTAGCCCAGAATGCTAGTGTATGAGAGTCATGGGCATTGTGCTCCTCCCCAAAGGTTAATCTTACTATTTGGCGGTCACATTAGTATTGGACTCCTTCCCAAATGTTGAGCCATTACTTGGCAATCACGCTGTTGTTGGGCTCCTCCCCCAAAAAGCTAACCCATGCGCTTCATGGAGGTTTCTTCTTTGGgcagaaaaggaaaatatataACTGCAGAAGCAATGTGAATACCACTTGGCTCCTCAAAGATTCTGACATATTTCACCATTAAAAGGTTTATAAAGTGAAATCATTTAAACTACTACATATCAAGGATCAATGTTGTCCTAGTAAACCAATTCTCTTCACCAATAAACTTGACGTCTATTTTTTAATGAAGCAGGGGTTCACGACACAAAAGACACAAAACATTTAATAATTCTTTAGTTCTTATCATTAAAAAGACATACCTCCTAAGTTTGACAAATCTGCTGTTAAGTCCGAAAGGCTGAAGTTCCAGGGGATCTGAGCCAACGATCTAAGAGAATCTCTTGAATTTCCGTTTCCGTTATCTTGAGGAAGTTGCAATCCAACTGAACTTGCCACATCAGATGTAAATGCCGTATCAAGTGCTGATGTATCAACTCCCATTCCTGACATTTCCGATGCCGTGAAGGGAAAATGGCCACTGGATGCTACTGAAGTAGGGCTTACAGGCATCTCTGACATTGATGACATCGCACTACTTGGTGCGATAGCAGCTGGTACATCCGCAGCCCCGCTGTCCATGACCATCCTGTAGAAAGAACAACTGTGCAGTAAGTAGAAGCCTCGGACACATATTATGCCATCCTCaattggaaagagaaaaagaagagggaAATGGGCAATATAATATTATGTACAGAAACCAAAGTTGAAAAGGAAGGTATTAACAAGTTAATGTGCATAAAATCCTGATACCACGTGTTGAAAAAATTTTTACAACTTGAAGCACAATGGAGAACTTTacagaaaaccaaaaaaagaaccAACATATATACAGGGGGAAAAAATaaagcaccaaaaaaaaaatctcactcATTTCCAGCATTTATCCGCATGGGATGGAAGTTGCCTGGTGCAGGCACGCCATTAACCCCATGAGGGCTAGATATTCCACAGGCCATTGGGTCAAGATGAGGTTGACCAGTAACTGACACTGGAGGCGGTTGTAAGACAGGGTATCCCATTGGTAATGTGTTGCCTGCACTGCAACGAAGTGGATTTAAATACATTCCTAACACATTATTTTTTAGAATGTTTCAAACATCTGCAGAAAGCCATTAACAAAGAAAAATCACTTCATTCAACTCATAATTCCTGAATGCACAGAAAAGCAGTGAGAACATTAGTTAATGAAGAGAACAGGGGGCATGAGAAAAATTGCATTGACTAGCACAATCTAAAGGGTGACAAAAActaaagaagtcaaagataaaTCCATATTCTCAACAAGTCAAGATCATGGACAAGAAAGACAAGTTAAAACAAAGCAGAAAAGCTATTAATCCATAAGACTCTATTTGAACCAATTAGTTTACAATCCCAGAATATGAAGCACAAACACTCAAGGAGAGGCATGTAATAAATTGTACACAAATTTTATTCTTCTCTAAGTTTAATACTCTTAGAGAGTACAGTTACATAGGGGCCATGTGAAGGATGCGTTGA from the Coffea arabica cultivar ET-39 chromosome 11e, Coffea Arabica ET-39 HiFi, whole genome shotgun sequence genome contains:
- the LOC113719261 gene encoding uncharacterized protein isoform X1 codes for the protein MKNSQDSPNAQELQPSTQMSQESQNDQQNNATEAPIADSGSVSVSSSDGRKVQRQDIELVQNLIERCLQLYMNRDEVVKTLLTRARIDPGFTTLGGCEAISEVWQKLEEENADFFRAYYIRLKLKKQITLFNHLLVHQFNLMKYPPPPKIPLAPIQNGIHPMPGNTLPMGYPVLQPPPVSVTGQPHLDPMACGISSPHGVNGVPAPGNFHPMRINAGNEMVMDSGAADVPAAIAPSSAMSSMSEMPVSPTSVASSGHFPFTASEMSGMGVDTSALDTAFTSDVASSVGLQLPQDNGNGNSRDSLRSLAQIPWNFSLSDLTADLSNLGDLGPLGNYPGSPFLPSDSDILLDSPEQEDIVEEFFVDVQPSQSDEERS
- the LOC113719261 gene encoding uncharacterized protein isoform X2, producing the protein MKNSQDSPNAQELQPSTQMSQESQNDQQNNATEAPIADSGSVSVSSSDGRKVQRQDIELVQNLIERCLQLYMNRDEVVKTLLTRARIDPGFTTLVWQKLEEENADFFRAYYIRLKLKKQITLFNHLLVHQFNLMKYPPPPKIPLAPIQNGIHPMPGNTLPMGYPVLQPPPVSVTGQPHLDPMACGISSPHGVNGVPAPGNFHPMRINAGNEMVMDSGAADVPAAIAPSSAMSSMSEMPVSPTSVASSGHFPFTASEMSGMGVDTSALDTAFTSDVASSVGLQLPQDNGNGNSRDSLRSLAQIPWNFSLSDLTADLSNLGDLGPLGNYPGSPFLPSDSDILLDSPEQEDIVEEFFVDVQPSQSDEERS